Proteins from a genomic interval of Thermoanaerobacterium thermosaccharolyticum DSM 571:
- the sspI gene encoding small acid-soluble spore protein SspI, whose translation MDIRRIVLDNLKNRSKDEIKGFIQDAVDTKEENAIPGLGIIFEAAWEKMNDAEKNNMMDYVMRGIS comes from the coding sequence ATGGACATAAGAAGAATAGTGCTTGATAATTTAAAAAATCGTTCAAAGGATGAAATAAAAGGCTTTATACAGGATGCTGTAGATACTAAGGAAGAAAATGCAATTCCCGGTTTAGGCATAATATTTGAAGCGGCTTGGGAAAAAATGAACGATGCGGAGAAAAACAATATGATGGATTATGTCATGAGAGGAATATCATAA
- a CDS encoding pro-sigmaK processing inhibitor BofA family protein, protein MLLPGFLSFVIGIIIIAFIVWLFGKSVKILFKFVLNSIIGYVFLLIFNFFGSIFGLTLQINLINAFIAGVFGIPGIIVLLVLKYIFKIVI, encoded by the coding sequence GTGCTTTTGCCGGGATTTCTTTCATTTGTAATTGGCATCATAATAATTGCATTTATAGTCTGGCTTTTTGGAAAATCAGTTAAAATATTATTTAAGTTTGTACTAAATTCAATAATAGGTTATGTTTTTCTCTTAATTTTCAATTTTTTTGGTTCTATTTTTGGGTTAACATTGCAGATTAATCTTATAAATGCTTTTATAGCAGGCGTCTTTGGAATACCAGGTATAATTGTTTTACTTGTTTTAAAGTATATATTTAAAATCGTCATATAA
- a CDS encoding undecaprenyl-diphosphate phosphatase codes for MILLVKAFILGIVEGLTEFLPVSSTGHLIIVGDLLNFKGAYATMFEVVIQLGAILAIVYYYREKIWDSLKNLAPNKWGFRLWFKIVVAFIPSAILGLLLNDYIDKHLFSSFTVSIALIIGAIMMLIVENAFSNYKIDDMDKVSTKKSFWIGVAQCMSLFPGMSRSASTIMGGMMVGLSVKAAAEFSFFLAIPTMLGATVVSLHKGIASMTALEWEALAVGFIMSFIVALIVVDKFLSYLKSHPLRPFAYYRLIVGIIMIGLVLTKIVK; via the coding sequence ATGATTCTTTTGGTTAAAGCATTTATACTTGGTATTGTAGAAGGTTTAACTGAATTTTTGCCTGTTTCATCGACAGGACACCTCATAATAGTAGGTGACTTATTAAATTTTAAAGGTGCATATGCCACAATGTTTGAAGTAGTCATACAGCTTGGCGCTATTCTGGCTATCGTCTATTATTACAGAGAAAAGATTTGGGATTCTCTTAAAAATCTAGCTCCAAACAAATGGGGATTTAGATTATGGTTTAAGATTGTCGTCGCTTTTATACCATCCGCAATCTTAGGGTTGCTGCTGAATGACTATATTGACAAACACTTATTCTCATCATTTACCGTATCAATAGCACTGATCATAGGTGCAATAATGATGTTGATTGTTGAAAATGCCTTTTCTAATTATAAAATTGATGACATGGACAAAGTAAGCACCAAAAAATCTTTTTGGATTGGTGTTGCACAGTGCATGTCGCTTTTCCCAGGTATGTCTAGATCTGCCTCCACAATAATGGGAGGGATGATGGTCGGTCTATCTGTAAAAGCAGCCGCTGAATTTTCTTTCTTCCTGGCAATACCAACTATGCTTGGTGCAACAGTCGTCTCCCTTCATAAAGGAATAGCTTCAATGACTGCGTTAGAGTGGGAAGCATTGGCAGTAGGTTTTATAATGTCATTTATAGTCGCACTGATAGTCGTTGATAAGTTTCTTTCTTATCTTAAAAGCCATCCATTAAGACCTTTTGCTTATTACAGATTGATTGTTGGAATAATAATGATAGGGCTTGTCCTAACGAAAATAGTTAAATAA
- a CDS encoding O-acetyl-ADP-ribose deacetylase yields MKEKIKLLKGDITEQEVDAIVNAANSGLLGGGGVDGAIHRAGGKVIEEECKEIRNREGGCPTGKAVITHGGNLKASYVIHAVGPIWKDGNSDEDNLLASAYIESLKIADKHNLKTIAFPSISTGAYGFPVDRAAKIALRAVSNYLDKSDIKEVRFVLFSDYDYDVYSKAYDEL; encoded by the coding sequence GTGAAAGAAAAAATAAAGCTTCTAAAGGGAGATATAACAGAGCAAGAAGTTGATGCAATTGTAAATGCCGCAAATTCTGGACTTCTAGGTGGTGGTGGGGTTGATGGCGCTATACATAGAGCAGGTGGAAAAGTAATAGAGGAAGAGTGTAAAGAAATCAGAAATAGAGAAGGAGGATGTCCTACAGGAAAAGCAGTAATAACGCATGGCGGTAATCTAAAAGCAAGCTACGTAATACATGCGGTTGGTCCTATATGGAAAGATGGAAATAGTGACGAAGACAACTTATTAGCAAGTGCATACATAGAGAGTTTGAAGATAGCAGACAAGCATAATTTAAAGACGATAGCATTTCCGTCTATTAGCACTGGAGCTTATGGTTTTCCAGTTGATAGAGCTGCAAAAATAGCACTAAGGGCTGTATCAAATTATCTTGATAAAAGTGACATAAAAGAAGTGAGATTTGTATTATTTAGTGACTACGATTATGATGTTTATTCAAAGGCGTATGATGAATTATAG
- a CDS encoding glycerophosphodiester phosphodiesterase gives MPETLVIAHRGDSKNAPENTLSSFKRAVEIGSDGIELDVQLSKDGHLVVIHDERVDRTTDGIGYVKDYTLSELKRLSAGIKFSKRFAGEKILTLPEVLELLKNKDVLLNIEIKSGMILYPGIEEKLVNCIFDYDFEDRVLISSFNHYSVKIVKEIEPRLNIGLLYECGLVEPWHIANRMHAYSLHPFYFNIIPEVVKGCKSNNVKLFPWTVDSVESMEKMLRFGVDGIITNDPQQLLNLKKKIN, from the coding sequence ATGCCTGAAACGCTAGTTATAGCACATCGGGGAGATTCCAAGAATGCACCGGAAAATACACTATCGTCATTCAAAAGAGCTGTTGAAATCGGTTCGGATGGCATTGAGCTTGATGTTCAGCTTAGCAAAGATGGTCATTTGGTTGTTATACATGATGAGAGAGTTGACAGAACTACTGATGGAATAGGATATGTCAAAGATTATACATTAAGTGAACTAAAAAGGTTAAGTGCGGGTATAAAGTTCAGCAAAAGATTTGCTGGTGAAAAAATTCTTACTTTACCAGAGGTTTTAGAACTTTTAAAAAATAAAGATGTCTTATTAAATATAGAGATAAAAAGTGGAATGATCTTATACCCGGGAATTGAAGAAAAATTAGTGAATTGTATATTTGATTACGATTTTGAGGATAGGGTGCTTATATCATCATTTAATCATTACAGTGTAAAGATTGTGAAAGAGATTGAGCCGAGGTTAAACATTGGTCTTTTATATGAATGCGGTCTTGTGGAGCCATGGCATATAGCAAATAGAATGCATGCTTATTCACTTCATCCTTTTTACTTTAATATAATACCTGAGGTTGTGAAGGGTTGCAAATCAAATAATGTTAAACTATTTCCTTGGACAGTTGATAGTGTAGAGTCAATGGAGAAAATGTTAAGATTTGGTGTTGATGGAATCATTACAAATGATCCACAACAGCTTCTAAACTTAAAGAAAAAGATAAATTAG
- a CDS encoding B12-binding domain-containing radical SAM protein: MKTLLVGLNAKYYHTNLAIRNIKWYCQPMEIDILEMTINDDTDYVLYEILKKMPDVVGFSCYIWNIEKVLKLCEYIKKVREEIIVVLGGPEVSYDAENLLKANYIDFVVLGEGELAFKKLLERIYNSRSMDDLDGIAYRKNEEIIVKIKTDYVNLDDIPFPYIDEEISDRLVYYETSRGCPFRCSYCLSSLDNRLRYATIEKVKADLRTLSKMGAKIVKLIDRSFDSNIKRAIEILNIIRELKGDTVFHCEVNPELINKEFIDSLKGIEDRIQFEVGIQTTNKSTLIKVSRNPDVESALNGIKLIVDAGIKVHVDLIAGLPGDSFKSVANSFNDVYKLNPDEIQLGFLKLLKGTDLRKNADKYFIEFRCDAPYEVLKTSTMSYYELHELKSIAFLVDKYYNSGRFNKTLNFLLSFYDEPFDLYKSMYDYWESNNLFNRRHSLNDLFDIMYKFAVSKRIDSMLIKDYLRYDYMFSTNNKAYPNCLKDLHQKIPDNVKSLLHNDEWLQHNLPLAKNMSSAEKGKNISIGFFKHDILGENDKGVYIAFLHCKDKTYCAKIYD, encoded by the coding sequence ATGAAGACATTATTGGTTGGACTAAATGCTAAATACTATCATACAAATTTGGCCATAAGAAATATCAAGTGGTACTGCCAGCCAATGGAGATAGATATATTAGAAATGACAATAAATGATGACACTGATTATGTATTATATGAAATATTAAAGAAGATGCCTGATGTGGTTGGCTTTTCATGCTATATATGGAATATAGAAAAGGTTTTAAAGCTATGTGAATATATAAAAAAAGTAAGAGAAGAAATAATCGTAGTTCTTGGAGGACCGGAAGTATCATACGATGCAGAGAACTTACTGAAAGCTAACTACATAGATTTTGTTGTCTTAGGCGAGGGCGAATTGGCTTTTAAAAAGCTTTTAGAAAGAATTTATAATAGTAGAAGTATGGATGATTTGGATGGCATAGCTTATAGGAAGAATGAAGAAATAATAGTTAAGATAAAAACTGATTATGTTAATTTGGATGATATTCCATTCCCTTACATAGATGAAGAAATTTCAGATAGGCTTGTATACTATGAGACGTCAAGGGGATGCCCTTTTAGATGTTCGTATTGCCTGTCATCGTTAGACAATAGGCTAAGATATGCAACCATTGAAAAAGTAAAAGCTGATTTAAGAACACTATCAAAAATGGGTGCAAAGATTGTAAAGCTTATTGACAGATCTTTTGACAGCAATATAAAGAGGGCGATAGAGATACTGAACATAATAAGAGAATTGAAAGGCGATACAGTATTTCACTGTGAAGTTAATCCTGAATTAATCAATAAAGAGTTTATAGACAGCTTAAAAGGCATAGAAGATAGAATTCAATTTGAAGTCGGCATTCAAACGACAAACAAAAGCACGCTTATAAAAGTATCTAGAAATCCAGACGTGGAGAGTGCGCTGAATGGTATAAAGCTTATTGTGGACGCCGGTATAAAGGTACATGTGGATTTGATTGCGGGACTGCCGGGCGATAGCTTTAAATCAGTTGCGAATTCATTTAATGATGTTTACAAATTAAATCCAGATGAGATTCAGTTAGGATTTTTAAAGCTTTTAAAAGGAACGGATTTAAGAAAAAATGCAGATAAATACTTTATAGAATTTAGATGTGATGCACCATATGAGGTTTTAAAGACAAGTACAATGTCGTATTATGAACTTCATGAATTAAAAAGTATAGCTTTTTTGGTAGATAAGTATTACAACTCTGGAAGGTTTAATAAAACATTGAATTTCTTATTAAGCTTTTATGATGAACCTTTTGACTTATATAAATCGATGTACGATTATTGGGAGAGTAACAATTTATTTAATAGAAGACATTCTTTAAATGATTTATTTGACATAATGTATAAGTTTGCTGTTTCTAAAAGAATAGATTCTATGTTGATAAAAGATTATCTAAGGTATGATTACATGTTCTCAACAAACAACAAAGCTTATCCTAACTGTTTAAAAGATTTGCATCAGAAAATACCTGACAATGTAAAATCGCTATTACACAATGATGAATGGTTGCAGCATAATTTGCCTTTGGCAAAAAATATGTCCAGCGCAGAGAAAGGCAAAAATATCTCAATAGGATTTTTTAAACATGATATTTTAGGAGAAAATGACAAAGGCGTATATATTGCTTTTTTGCATTGCAAAGACAAGACCTATTGTGCAAAAATTTATGATTAA
- a CDS encoding M48 family metallopeptidase, with protein sequence MSVKFNKIWFLLTFIALLFSSLYLYYTLSPNTVSPDVYKFFSHYTVEKSIPYHKESRIINITSFLVQLIFLLWFVFGGFALRLSKTCERLSGGNYYVGIFMFFIVLWAILKVLSLPFSLYSFKLQVKWGFSVQTLQSWWMDYIKSSAIDTILSGIGIILLFFAINKWHRTWWILASIFLTAMLFLQNFIWPSFIAPMFNKFTPVTDPTILNMVNDISKNAGIKIDRVEEMDASRRTTLANAYFYGFGSTSRIVLYDTLLKKYPQDEIKAVIAHEAAHWKENHVLKSILIGSLGIFIMLFIFDILLKTSVTQTRSSKFGHFVISLLYLFVLLINFDTNPIQNYISRQMERQADLLSVQYLNDKDIVIKLQVDLAEKSLSDIEPPKFIEWFSYTHPSTINRIRAIEKSKL encoded by the coding sequence TTGAGCGTAAAGTTTAATAAAATATGGTTTTTGCTAACTTTTATAGCATTGTTATTTTCTTCATTATACCTATATTACACATTATCACCAAACACTGTTTCACCTGATGTTTACAAGTTTTTTTCTCATTACACAGTAGAAAAATCTATACCATATCACAAAGAAAGTAGGATAATAAATATCACTTCGTTTCTAGTCCAATTGATATTTCTATTATGGTTCGTCTTTGGAGGATTTGCTTTGCGACTTTCAAAAACGTGTGAAAGACTTAGTGGGGGAAATTACTATGTAGGTATCTTCATGTTCTTCATTGTACTGTGGGCAATCTTAAAAGTTTTATCATTGCCTTTCAGTTTGTATTCATTTAAGCTGCAGGTGAAATGGGGGTTCTCAGTACAAACGCTTCAATCTTGGTGGATGGATTATATAAAAAGCTCAGCCATCGATACTATACTATCTGGAATTGGAATAATTTTATTATTCTTTGCTATAAACAAATGGCATAGAACTTGGTGGATATTAGCATCTATTTTTCTTACAGCCATGCTATTTTTGCAAAATTTTATATGGCCATCATTTATCGCTCCTATGTTTAATAAATTTACACCTGTTACTGACCCTACTATTTTAAATATGGTAAATGATATATCAAAAAACGCAGGAATAAAAATTGACAGAGTTGAAGAAATGGATGCCAGCAGGAGAACTACGCTTGCAAATGCATATTTCTATGGTTTTGGCAGTACAAGCAGGATCGTTCTTTATGACACATTATTAAAAAAATACCCTCAAGATGAGATAAAAGCCGTAATAGCCCACGAAGCCGCTCACTGGAAAGAAAATCACGTTTTAAAAAGCATTTTAATAGGTTCGTTAGGAATTTTCATAATGCTTTTTATATTTGACATTTTATTAAAAACTAGTGTAACACAAACACGCAGCAGCAAGTTCGGACATTTTGTCATATCCTTACTTTATCTATTCGTACTTTTGATTAACTTTGATACAAATCCAATTCAAAATTATATCTCTCGGCAAATGGAAAGGCAAGCCGATCTTCTGTCGGTACAGTATCTAAACGATAAAGATATCGTCATTAAGCTTCAAGTTGACCTTGCAGAAAAAAGCCTATCAGACATTGAACCACCAAAATTTATAGAATGGTTTTCTTATACGCATCCCAGCACTATAAATAGAATAAGAGCCATCGAAAAGTCAAAGCTATAA